Proteins from one Salvelinus sp. IW2-2015 linkage group LG32, ASM291031v2, whole genome shotgun sequence genomic window:
- the aire gene encoding autoimmune regulator yields MSRVEAFEDPDPRSQLKEFRTDISMVIDDPFPLLYGLVDRSIISDQILKETLEREGREGIHKAMYSLLSRLLEQSRTTIQAFWTNLAKDYNQHSYPRLQALLTSIQPGREMVGSKQGKRSPRGSRESHSRKRSLGERHPHHPHHSQHHDTHYNALCSHMTTSCTTIYSKLKCFLTKLIIHVFGVIVPGGKVKSVKKSEGAAVVSQIPAGKGVQAVSTSVQRAVTLSSSELPVSCGAREEILIKQVFGSGSAKKCIKVGGEYYTSGPLDELTGGLKTKSVNTKYHHKEESSTRVRDAQRNDDECAVCKDGGELICCDGCPRAYHLTCLDPPLTTIPSGTWRCQSCHSNKVRRERIYPVLPSQLTETSSSNSTIDFSFFSSLSSTSHSSVTTTKSGQVCAYQCAGGEVVEVRETCGVCLLSGGDLTLCLQCLQKYHTYCHFPNGRSICSSCSRPWGSSTDREAESKGLQVGLTPHTQEHSSLSEPILHKDELDSIMGEGSIDGILQWAFHNISRPLSDTQGYFQ; encoded by the exons ATGTCCAGAGTGGAGGCTTTTGAGGATCCCGACCCCCGTTCCCAGCTCAAGGAATTCCGCACGGACATCTCCATGGTGATTGATGATCCCTTCCCACTGCTCTATGGGTTGGTGGACCGCAGCATCATCAGCGACCAAATTCTGAAG GAGACcctggagagggagggcagagaggggatCCACAAGGCCATGTACTCCCTGCTTTCCAGGCTCCTGGAGCAGAGTAGGACCACCATCCAGGCCTTCTGGACCAACCTGGCCAAGGACTACAACCAGCACAGCTACCCCAGACTGCAGGCCCTCCTGACCAGCATTCAACCAG GTAGGGAGATGGTGGGCTCCAAGCAGGGGAAGAGATCCCCACGAGGGTCTCGAGAGTCCCACAGCAGGAAGAGGAGCCTGGGGGAGAGACACCCTCATCACCCTCACCACTCTCAGCACCACG ATACCCATTATAATGCACTCTGTAGCCATATGACAACTAGTTGTACTACAATATACTCAAAACTCAAGTGTTTCTTAACCAAGCTCATTATACATGTTTTCGGTGTTATTGTTCCAGGTGGCAAAGTGAAGTCAGTGAAGAAAAGTGAAGGTGCTGCAGTGGTCTCTCAGATACCTGCTGGAAAGG GTGTCCAGGCGGTGTCCACCTCGGTCCAGAGGGCAGTCACTCTGTCGTCCAGTGAGCTGCCGGTCAGCTGTGGGGCCAGAGAGGAGATCCTCATCAAACAGGTGTTTGGATCTG GAAGTGCCAAAAAGTGCATTAAAGTGGGTGGTGAGTATTACACCTCTGGGCCATTGGATGAGCTGACTGGAGGCCTCAAGACAAAGTCTGTAAATACTAAATACCACCACAAGGAGGAGTCCAGCACCAGGGTTAGAGAC gcCCAGCGTAATGATGATGAGTGTGCAGTGTGTAAAGATGGAGGTGAGCTCATCTGTTGTGATGGCTGTCCCAGGGCCTACCACCTGACCTGCCTAGACCCTCCCCTCACCACAATACCAAG TGGTACCTGGCGCTGTCAGTCATGTCATAGCAAtaaggtgagaagagagagaatctaCCCAGTACTACCT AGCCAGTTGACAGAGACCAGCTCCAGTAACTCCACCATAgacttctccttcttctcttccttaTCCTCCACCTCTCACTCCAGCGTCACCACAACCAAGAGCGGTCAGGTCTGTGCATATCAG TGTGCAGGTGGCGAGGTGGTGGAGGTCAGGGAGACGTGTGGGGTTTGCCTCCTCAGTGGAGGAGACCTGACCCTCTGTCTCCAGTGCCTACAGAAGTACCACACCTACTGCCACTTCCCAAA TGGGAGGTCCATCTGCTCCTCCTGCAGTAGGCCCTGGGGCAGCTCAACAGACAGAGAGGCGGAATCCAAGGGCTtacag GTTGGTCTGACTCCACACACTCAGGAGCACTCGTCTCTCTCAGAGCCCATCCTAcacaaggatgaactagactccATCATGGGAGAG GGCTCCATCGACGGGATCCTGCAGTGGGCTTTCCATAACATCTCCAGGCCTCTCTCGGACACTCAGGGCTACTTCCAATGA